A window from Rana temporaria chromosome 8, aRanTem1.1, whole genome shotgun sequence encodes these proteins:
- the LOC120909615 gene encoding gastrula zinc finger protein XlCGF57.1-like produces the protein MEKPSKDRLTLSPGCKMKDEDITGDCGGEKTMSSTMDGGLHSVDRPWNPSDSEQPRTVRGGAGIQGEGKPSFPECEESSSSELRFFKHHRTHTGGEVHSCSECGKCFKWKSEIDRHKMSHTGVRPYSCSECGKCFTQKATLVKHQKSHTGEKPFSCSECGKCFTLISELVRHQITHTGERPYSCSECEKCYPWKSDLVRHQRTHRGEKPYTCSECGKCYLHKSELDKHQTSHTGVRPFSCPECGKSYPLKSTLSRHLKTHTGEKPYSCSECGKCFAEKYHLYVHHRTHTGEKKYTCSECGKCYDRKSELVIHQRSHTGEKPYTCSECGKCYDRKSELDSHQTSHTGERPYSCPECGKSYLQRITLVRHQSSHTGEKPFTCSECGKCYLRKVDLDRHQTSHTGERPYSCPECGKSYPLKITLVRHLKIHTGEKPYSCSECGKCFPEKSHLYRHHKSHTGKKK, from the coding sequence atggagaaaccctcaaaggatcgtctcactttatctccaggttgtaaaatgaaagatgaggacatcacaggagaTTGTGGAGGAGAAAAGACAATGAGCTCCACTATGGATGGAGGACTTCACAGTGTGGATAGACCATGGAATCCCTCTGACTCTGAGCAACCTCGTACTGTGAGGGGTGGGGCCGGGATtcagggggaggggaaaccttccTTTCCTGAATGTGAGGAAAGTTCTAGCTCTGAATTACGTTTTTTTAAGCATCATAGAACTCACACAGGGGGAGAGGTGCAttcctgctctgagtgcgggaaatgctttaaATGGAAATCAGAAATTGACAGACATAAAATGTCTCACACAGGGGTCAGAccttattcctgttctgagtgcgggaaatgttttacgcAGAAAGCAACACTTGTCAAACATCAAAAAtcccacacaggtgagaagccgttttcctgctctgagtgtgggaaatgttttacattGATATCTGAACTTGTCAGACATCAAATaactcacacaggggagagaccgtattcctgttctgagtgcgagaAATGTTATCCGTGGAAATCAGACCTGGTCAGACATCAAAGAACTCAcagaggggagaagccgtatacctgctctgagtgcgggaaatgttatctACATAAATCAGAACTTGACAAACATCAAACTTCTCACACAGGGGTGCGaccgttttcctgtcctgagtgcgggaagtctTATCCACTGAAATCAACACTTAGCAGACATCTAAAAACCCACaccggtgagaagccgtattcctgttctgagtgcgggaaatgttttgcagaaaAATACCATCTTTACGTCCATCATAgaactcacacaggggaaaagaaGTATAcctgctctgagtgcgggaaatgttatgaCCGGAAATCAGAACTTGTcatacatcaaagatctcacacaggggagaagccgtatacctgctctgagtgcgggaaatgttatgaCCGGAAATCAGAACTTGACAGCCATCAAacttctcacacaggggagagaccgtattcctgtcctgagtgcggaaagtcTTATCTGCAAAGAATAACACTTGTCAGACATCAAagttctcacacaggggagaagccgtttacctgctctgagtgcgggaaatgttatctACGGAAAGTAGACCTTGATAGACATCAAActtctcacacgggggagagaccgtattcctgtcctgagtgcgggaagtctTATCCGCTGAAAATAACACTTGTCAGACATCTAAAAATCCACACcggtgagaagccatattcctgttctgagtgcgggaaatgtttcccagagaagtcccatctttaccgCCATCATAAATCTCACACTgggaaaaagaaataa
- the LOC120909697 gene encoding zinc finger protein OZF-like, with product MEKPSMDRLTLSPGCKMEDEDITGDCGGEKTMSSTMDGGLHRVDRPWNPSDSEHPRTVRGGAGIQGEGKASFPECEESSSSELRFFKHQRSHTGERPYSCPECGKFFKQKATLAIHQKSHTGEKPFSCSECGKCFTLKYELVRHQITHTGERPYSCSECEKCYQWKSELVRHQRTHRGEKPYTCSECGKCYLQKAELDKHQTSHTGERPFSCPECGKSYPLKSTLGRHLKTHTGEKPYSCSECGKCFAEKSYLYLHHRTHTGEKKYTCSECGKCYDRKSELVIHQRSHTGEKPYSCPECGKCFAEKSYLYVHHRTHTGEKKYTCSECGKCYNRKSELVRHQRSHTGEKKYTCSECGKCYDRKSELDRHQIFHTGERPYSCPECGKSYLRKITLVRHQRSHTGEKSFTCSECGKCYDRKTDLDRHQTSHTGVRPYSCPECGKSYPLKITLVRHLKIHTGEKPYSCSECGKCFAEKSHLYRHHKSHTGKKK from the coding sequence atggagaaaccctcaatggatcgtctcactttatctccaggttgtaaaatggaagatgaggacatcacaggagaTTGTGGAGGAGAAAAGACAATGAGCTCCACTATGGATGGAGGACTTCACCGTGTGGATAGACCATGGAATCCTTCTGACTCTGAGCACCCTCGTACTGTGAGGGGTGGGGCCGGGATTCAGGGGGAGGGGAAAGCTTCCTTTCCTGAATGTGAGGAAAGTTCTAGCTCTGAATTACGTTTTTTTaagcatcagagatctcacacaggggagagaccgtattcctgtcctgagtgcgggaaattttTTAAGCAGAAAGCAACACTTGCCATACATCAAAAAtcccacacaggtgagaagccgttttcctgctctgagtgcgggaaatgttttacattgAAATATGAACTTGTCAGACATCAAATaactcacacaggggagagaccgtattcctgttctgagtgcgagaAATGTTATCAGTGGAAATCAGAACTGGTCAGACATCAAAGAACTCAcagaggggagaagccgtatacctgctctgagtgcgggaaatgttatctACAGAAAGCAGAACTTGACAAACATCAAacttctcacacaggggagagaccgttttcctgtcctgagtgcgggaagtctTATCCGCTGAAATCAACACTTGGCAGACATCTAAAAACCCACaccggtgagaagccgtattcctgttctgagtgcgggaaatgttttgcagaaaAATCCTATCTTTACCTCCATCATAgaactcacacaggggaaaagaaGTATAcctgctctgagtgcgggaaatgttatgaCCGGAAATCAGAACTTGTcatacatcaaagatctcacacaggggagaagccgtattcttgtcctgagtgcgggaaatgttttgcagaaaAATCCTATCTTTACGTCCATCATAgaactcacacaggggaaaagaaGTATAcctgctctgagtgcgggaaatgttataaCCGGAAATCAGAACTTGTcagacatcaaagatctcacacaggggaaaagaaGTATACCtgctctgagtgcggaaaatgttatgACCGGAAATCAGAACTTGACAGACATCAAATTTTTCACACAGGGGAGAGaccgtattcttgtcctgagtgcgggaagtctTATCTGCGGAAAATAACACTTGTcagacatcaaagatctcacacaggggagaagtcgtttacctgctctgagtgcgggaaatgttatgaCCGGAAAACAGATCTTGATAGACATCAAACTTCTCACACAGGGGTGagaccgtattcctgtcctgagtgcgggaagtctTATCCGCTGAAAATAACTCTTGTCAGACATCTAAAAATCCACaccggtgagaagccgtattcctgttctgagtgcgggaaatgtttcgcagagaagtcccatctttaccgCCATCATAAATCTCACACTgggaaaaagaaataa